The following DNA comes from Saccharomyces mikatae IFO 1815 strain IFO1815 genome assembly, chromosome: 8.
AAGAGTCCCTGTGTTTTCTGCAACTACACTAGGTAgtaatttcaagaaattgtcaaagaaaatgggcTCGATCTTTGAACTCCAAGACTCCATAGTTCGTCTACTGACTTGGAGAAACCCCACGGGAACGGTGACGGCgttaatattatttactTTGATATGTTTCAATCCGATGTacttgataatttttcctGTCTTCCGCTTCATTTATGGTATAGTAGTTCCTGGCTATGTACGCAAACACCCTTTACAGAGAAGTATATATCCTCTGAAACGGAATCATGGGTCATCGTTGTTATATGATGTATGTTATGAGGGAAAAAATGAGTACAGTTGCGGCCAACAATTCTTCTCTAAATCCTTCATGGACACTTTGGAATCTAGGAACCAAGAAATGGAAGAGATATCTGAATTAGATAAAAAGCCCGAAAACACACGAGAATTAAAGCAAGGAATGAAAGTGTTAATTAATTTACGTGATATGCAAGACATGACTTCTGGTACCCTTCATGTCATCGATGCcattaatatttttcttggaaatTCTGCTAGTTTTCAAAACGAAGAGTACTCCACTAAACGATTTTTTGCAGGATTTCTTTTAGTCGTTTTcctgaaaattttatcacCATTGATGAACTGGAGTTATGTGTGTAGCGTGTCTGCTTGGTGCTTGTTGATATACATGCATCCAAGAGCTCACTTAAAaatagttgattttttcaagaggGGAAAGATGGGAAAAGAATacaaagaattgaaaaagagagaaaatcAGACACATAACAtgatatttgatgaaacgCCAGAAATTAGATacattgaaatttttgaaatatatagGAAGGGTTTACTGCCCGACGAGTGGAGGTTTTTTCGGTTCTCCAATAGGATTTTCGATCCACAGGATCCGTATAGAAGAGCACAACAATTCCCACCAGGTGTGGATTCATTGGCTGACGTTACTCCACCTCCACACTGGACGTTTGATCCAAATTTTAGCTGGAAAATTGACAGTGATGTACATGGATGGGTAATAGAACGAGGTCTAAATTTGCCAGTAACGGGGGACTTCCTATTTGACCCAATGTTCAAAAGGAGAAGGCTGATACATCGTGTTATTAAGAGAGCATCACCGGTATCACAGTGACATACTCCCTTCTTTTACTTGATCCTACATCAACTGTTGCTCATGATCTAACCCTCGGATTATGATTCCTTATATAAGTGTACCGTATTTTTATAGTTTAGATGAAgaacaaatttgaaaggtgtcattaaacaaaataaaaatgcaatctttgatatataaataatacAATTTTGTTCTAAACAAATGCTGAAGAAAGTAATAGTAAATGTgacgaaaaaaaacacaCTAGATATAATGTCAATGTCCTGACATTGTCAAGGTTAAAAAGTGTAGGAAGTGGAGATAGATACTAGGAAGGTACACCTTCCAGTTCCGATTTCGAGATCTTATTGATAACTCTCCTCCAATTCTTCCTATTATCATAAATAGGGACCTTCAATACGCTCAAGTAAACGACAATACACAATAGGGCAAAGGAACAAACCGATGCAGGCACCATCATTTTCACgaaatttcttctggaaATGACCTTTTCATACGGGCAACTTGCATACGGACCACCACTGACCCAACAGTTACTCACTGATATGGAGTTTAGATCTATCCATATTTGAGTATCGGGAAAGGAggcattcttcaaataagaAATCAATGATCTTTGTTCCAATGGAGTCCTTGGAATGTTAAACGTGTACTGATCAGGACATTTGGATCCCTGGTAACTATCAAAGTCAAAGTATGTAGCCTTATTGGACCTCACCAACCATTTAAATGCCGTATTTTTATACCTGCAGAGTCCAATATTAGAATTATAACAATTATCCACTCTCCATGTCACTGTCTCATTATTGGCAAAGTAATACAAAAGGACGCAGTTGTAAGCTTCTAGCGCGCTGGATAGGTCTCCTGATTTAGACGTTGATCGAGTAACCGAAGGTTGATTGTTATCCCATGACCAAACGTTGCCTCCATGGATTAAATCCGCTAAATGTGTCACATTATTAATATATGCTGGATTGCTTATTATTGGCGATACGCCGCATGAAATATACTCTTTAATATCTACAGAATTAAACTGCGAGTCCAAAAACCTCCAGTGAACAGATGATAAATTGACAAGGCCCTCCACAGTAGAGGGACAATCCAATGTAATATTCCCCTGTTCATAATGGAAAACATTATGGGGGAAAATGTACGGCGCAGTAGTTTCATTGAGGACATCCGTTAGTTCTCCTATAACTagtcttttcttttgttcgTATAATACAGAACCTAGAGTAGGCCAGCCATCGATAGATGATTTTCCGTAGATGTTCCaagtattatttttcgCTCTATCGCTTTGTAAATCTGTAGGTTTGTATATAAAAGTGCTTCCTATATTTTTGTCCAGGATAGAGGTGGTGTTCAAAGTTTGGTTCTGATAACTGTATTCCGCATTTTCTGGCATAGACGCTGATATATTCAGTAATAGCACCATTATATTTGCATAGAGGTTGTTTTGTGtactaaaaatgaaagattgTAAAGCAGTTAGGACGTCGCTGAATAATAATGTGGTATCTGCCACCATCAAGTCATTACTATGTTGTTCCAAGTCCAGGACAAAAGCATTCACCTCCGAGGATAGCATAGACTTAAACAGAGTAAGTAGTCTAGTATTATTACCTTCATTTATCATGTTAGTTTGATTATTAAATAAGACCTGCCGCAGGTTCAAACCTACATACGGCAGCTGGTCTATAGTTAAGTTTCCCATGACATCCCTTTGAGACCTGAAGGCAACCGTCATTTGAGGGGACATTGTAGGCCACACCGCTGTTGAAACCGTCTCATTCACAATATCCCCGACCGTAAAGTCAACAGCAGCAACCCACGTTCGAAGTGAGGACCATATAATAAATAGGTATATGAGTATCCACATACCGTGTGTCTATAACGATGCTAGTGcaaatgaacaaaaaaaaaagtggaataaaacaaaaacgtATTAGGAAGTAGTAGTCAAAGCAAGGCTGAAAGCGACCAAAAAATATCAGCAAAGAAAGTAGACAGATAAAGTAAACGAAGCGTGTCTCACTGTGTAATCAACACTTTGATGCGACTTGCTCGGCAAAAGACTCATTAGTCTCTATTGATATTTCATTGGTTCTTATTGTAGTACCTCTTCTCATTGCGGAAAATAGagaaaataccaaaatCTTGAACCCTCCTTTTCCAGGGTTACacacaaaaaaaatcaggtctaataaaaaaaacctttgTCTTCAATCTCTTTTCCTAATTGGGAAATACGTAAACAGTcatctttcctttttcttaatgaaAATTGTTAGCAAAAGCTTGAAACAATACTGCCACAAGAGGAGAATTTCTCCTTCGAGACCGGTAATGTTACTCTTAAAGCTGATGTTTAGAGGACCAGTTTCAATTGTTCATTGAGATCAGTCACTATCTTGAAGTACTTCTCGTAGGAAAGCAAACTAATATATATAGTGAAACAACAGAAACGTATTTATGTCCAACAAGACAAGTGACCAATCAACGCGCACAACCTCCATCCTTAAAACTGATATCATCAGAAATAACATTATAATCAACGACAGCAACGACAAAATTAACAACgacaaaaacaacaaaagcaacaaaaacaataacagTAATAATTACAATGCATTGGCGAAAAGAGGAGCGGATGCTAATAAGGAAAATATACCTGATTTAAAAGAGGGGATTACAACTTTCCGGATCttcaagaacaaaaatatttcaaatatgAAGTCCTCACATACTAATAGCAACTTtataaaaaagacaatGTTCAAAAGGGACCTATTGAAGCAGGACCCAAAGAGGAAACTTCAACTACAACAAAGATTTGCGTCGCCCACTGACAGATTGGTATCGCCATGTTCACTCAAGTTAAATGAGCACAAAATCAAGAtgtttggaaagaaaaaaaaggtcaaTCCCATGAAACTTAACTTCAAAGGTCACCTCGCGGTCGATTCAGAAGACGTAGAAATTGATGAGGACGAGGAGTTTTTCTATTAAAAAAGCATGGGTTCCTAGTTCTGCAAAATGGCAGACCGCTactaaaataataaacaagcaaataaataaagataaGTAACTAATAATTTTAATacctgtttttttttttctttttttttcttcattttttgtctCGGTTTCACTACTCGTTGAAAGCAACCATCAAACTTTCCAAGTTATGAAATCTCGACAAAATGGCCTCAAAATCCTGATCTGGAATACTGTTTTGTTTAAAAAGACCAAAAATTATGTGTTTGATCAGTGTTTCATAATCAATAAACTCGTCCATATCTACACTGTCTCGTTCCAGACGCTGGTTGGCTTTGAAACTCTGGAAATATTGATTAGTTTCAATATATTGACCTCTTTCCACCGATGTAGCCTCAGTAATAAAATAACGGGCTTCTGTTTTTGATGAACCATTCATCTGGTCTAGTGCCCTCTCCAATAAGATATCCCAGTAAGCCACAGAGAATTTCAGATGTGTAAAATTTAAATTTATCACCAAAGAACGATCAGTGGAAACTCCAGAGCTTTTTCGCACTTTCTCAAAAACATTATCTATGAGTAGTTGCATCTGTTCGACAATAAAATCGACACTGCTCTCTTCGTCTTGTAACTCCCTCTCTAGCCGAGCAACCAACCTGCTCGTGTCCACTGTAATGCATTGAATAAGGGTGTGTTCTTCCACATCTGGAATTTCTCGTATCTTTTGTACATCCCAATGAAAGTCAAGCATGTATATTCCGGTTATTTCACAAGCGGTTTTCTGTAGATTTATACTTTTAGCTCATCTTCTCTTTATCCTGTTTCAAGATTTTTGGTTTTAGCCGCCCACATTTATTCACGCGTCAACAGGGTAAGAAATTTAGAACGtggttttatttttcactcACTGAAGTGTTGGATTTTTCGCGTCACATTTCTCTGctaataaataaatacaTCATATACATGCTATAGTTTATACTCAATGCAAGGTTATTAACACTCCAAGTAAGATTTCCAGGAAATAGTGTTCTGGTCGAGATATAAGCTATGAGCTCTTCAGTTCTGTTTGAACAGctaaattttttgatcttAGTGGCCTCAGAGGCTGAGCTTCCCATCGCTCATTCTACTAAAGAGACTTTGATGAATAATTCATGCAATAACTGTCGCATATATACACTTTACAAGGAAGATTCAAGGGACACTCACATGGATAGAGATTGGTTCATGGACAAATTTGGTCCGCACACGGTACATTTTGTAATCAGCAATACAATAGATTTCCCTTTTTACAAAGCAGTTTATTTCGATCTTTTGATCCCGGTAGTGTCGCATGCTTGGGTCCAGGATTCAGTAAAGACGAAGAGGCATTTAAGGACAAATATGTATTCACCaaatccttttcatttgctTCGAGACTGTCAAGTATACATTTCCAAAAGCTCGTTCAATAAATGTGAGTACATCTTATATTCAGACCTGCTCCACTTATTGGGTGGCACGTCGGTCAATTACATTTCAAACAGAACGACGCATGTGGTTGTACAAAGTCCCAAGGACCCAATCATAGAGACGGTAAATAAATTGACCTTTGGTTCTTTTTCCTCATCATTAACCAACAAACATGCGGAAAAGCCTTCAAGAGAATGGAAATTTGTATATCCAACGTGGCTATTATATCATTTTAAAATGGCGAAGCCTTTAACAGACGAACTTTCTAATTTATGTGAGCTTGATATGCAGGACTCCACGGAGGAACACCTATTCACTAAATGGGAGGAAGTCCTTGGTGATAAAGACACGTATTCATCACAACTTACACTTCACCCAAGCAAaactttattcaaaaaccACCACTTTGCTATTTCACCAGATTTAAACTTTTTTACACCTTTGTATTGGTTTTTAAAAGGATTCATCGAAAATTTGGATGGTAAAGTAACTCCGTTGACTTTTTCTGACGATTTGAAATCTGTGTACGAAGCCTCTCCTGATATCGACTGTTATATAGGCTTTTCTGCCAATTCGTCGATACTGGAAAAAACGGAAAACATAAAGCCAGAAATTTATGTTGGAAATGTAAGTTGGCTTTTCTATATGTTTGCGCTACAACAATTCGTACCTGCAGCGCAATGTAAACTTATTCACCAGCCCTTTCATGCTAAATTATTCACTTCCAAAGAATTAACAGTTGCCTACACCAATTATTTCGGTTCCCAGAGATTTTATATCCAGAGATTAGTAGAAATATTAGGAGGACTTAGTACGCCTGAATTGACAAGGAAGAACACACATTTGATAACTAAGAATGCAATTGGtaagaaattcaaagtCGCAAAGAAATGGTCACTAGACCCACAGAATGCCATTATCGTAACAAATCACTTGTGGTTAGAAGAATGCTATATGAATAATTCCAAACTAAATCCCAAAGATAGtagatttcaaaattttaaacTAGATGATAACATTAAATGGAATATTGGCCAAGCTGATAGGAACTATTCATCTCTTCAAGCTTCAGAAATGCTATCGATAGCAGCCAATAATACGCAACCTATATCAGGGAAATTGTCTACCATAAAGAGCCAAACTGGAGAGGAGACTATCATACCGCCAAGAAGAGGTAGTAC
Coding sequences within:
- the SPO16 gene encoding Spo16p (similar to Saccharomyces cerevisiae SPO16 (YHR153C); ancestral locus Anc_5.95); the protein is MLDFHWDVQKIREIPDVEEHTLIQCITVDTSRLVARLERELQDEESSVDFIVEQMQLLIDNVFEKVRKSSGVSTDRSLVINLNFTHLKFSVAYWDILLERALDQMNGSSKTEARYFITEATSVERGQYIETNQYFQSFKANQRLERDSVDMDEFIDYETLIKHIIFGLFKQNSIPDQDFEAILSRFHNLESLMVAFNE
- the MTC6 gene encoding Mtc6p (similar to Saccharomyces cerevisiae MTC6 (YHR151C); ancestral locus Anc_5.102), which gives rise to MWILIYLFIIWSSLRTWVAAVDFTVGDIVNETVSTAVWPTMSPQMTVAFRSQRDVMGNLTIDQLPYVGLNLRQVLFNNQTNMINEGNNTRLLTLFKSMLSSEVNAFVLDLEQHSNDLMVADTTLLFSDVLTALQSFIFSTQNNLYANIMVLLLNISASMPENAEYSYQNQTLNTTSILDKNIGSTFIYKPTDLQSDRAKNNTWNIYGKSSIDGWPTLGSVLYEQKKRLVIGELTDVLNETTAPYIFPHNVFHYEQGNITLDCPSTVEGLVNLSSVHWRFLDSQFNSVDIKEYISCGVSPIISNPAYINNVTHLADLIHGGNVWSWDNNQPSVTRSTSKSGDLSSALEAYNCVLLYYFANNETVTWRVDNCYNSNIGLCRYKNTAFKWLVRSNKATYFDFDSYQGSKCPDQYTFNIPRTPLEQRSLISYLKNASFPDTQIWIDLNSISVSNCWVSGGPYASCPYEKVISRRNFVKMMVPASVCSFALLCIVVYLSVLKVPIYDNRKNWRRVINKISKSELEGVPS
- the PEX28 gene encoding Pex28p (similar to Saccharomyces cerevisiae PEX28 (YHR150W); ancestral locus Anc_5.103): MSETSSSRRSASKDAVRSYFAGKYNKVLDSILEAEAAISKSPNIAENLSEGSASGNSEMSHSSLATSSATSQGISKKELLQQIAGSLFSTSIERLKTSHSSDTSDLPEYSANSPYEEQECSECDAHFKCSAHFEKAADYYEDETELEPALEPTTSNSEKDPFIDVFLDKLISRLVPEKLPEREHFSSNTTIEHDLDTERVPVFSATTLGSNFKKLSKKMGSIFELQDSIVRLLTWRNPTGTVTALILFTLICFNPMYLIIFPVFRFIYGIVVPGYVRKHPLQRSIYPLKRNHGSSLLYDVCYEGKNEYSCGQQFFSKSFMDTLESRNQEMEEISELDKKPENTRELKQGMKVLINLRDMQDMTSGTLHVIDAINIFLGNSASFQNEEYSTKRFFAGFLLVVFLKILSPLMNWSYVCSVSAWCLLIYMHPRAHLKIVDFFKRGKMGKEYKELKKRENQTHNMIFDETPEIRYIEIFEIYRKGLLPDEWRFFRFSNRIFDPQDPYRRAQQFPPGVDSLADVTPPPHWTFDPNFSWKIDSDVHGWVIERGLNLPVTGDFLFDPMFKRRRLIHRVIKRASPVSQ
- the SPO12 gene encoding Spo12p (similar to Saccharomyces cerevisiae BNS1 (YGR230W) and SPO12 (YHR152W); ancestral locus Anc_5.99); this encodes MSNKTSDQSTRTTSILKTDIIRNNIIINDSNDKINNDKNNKSNKNNNSNNYNALAKRGADANKENIPDLKEGITTFRIFKNKNISNMKSSHTNSNFIKKTMFKRDLLKQDPKRKLQLQQRFASPTDRLVSPCSLKLNEHKIKMFGKKKKVNPMKLNFKGHLAVDSEDVEIDEDEEFFY